The genomic interval GGCGCGGAAAGCGCGCCCCGACGCGATGATCTGCACAGGCCGCTCCGACTATCCGAACCAGGTCAATAACGTCCTCTGCTTCCCCTTCATCTTCCGCGGCGCGCTCGACGTCGGCGCCACCGCCATCAATGAGGAGATGAAGCACGCCGCCGTCGAGGCGATCGCGCAGCTCGCGCGCGAGGCGCCGTCGGACGCCGTCGCGCAAGGCTTTGACAGCGGCGAGACGCAAGGGTTCGGGCCGGGTTCGCTGATCCCGAGTCCCTTTGATCCGCGGCTCATCCTGCGCATCGCGCCGGCCGTCGCCAAGGCGGCGATGGAATCGGGCGTGGCGACACGGCCGATCGCCAATTTCGACGACTATGCCACGCAGCTCACCCGCTTTGCCTTCCGTTCCGGCCTCGTCATGAAGCCGATGTTCGCCAAGGCAAAGACCCAGCCGGTGCGGGTGATCTATGCCGAGGGCGAGGACGAGCGCGTGTTGCGCGCCACCCAGGTGGTGCTGGAGGAGAAGCTGGCGCGGCCCATTCTCGTCGGCCGTCCGTCGGTCGTGGAAGCCCGCATCAAGCGCTTCGGCTTGTCGATCAAGGCCGGCAAGGATTTTGACCTGGTCAATCCCGAGGACGATCCGCGCTACCGCTCCTATGTGCAGTCCTATGTCGAGGTCGCTGGCCGCCGCGGCGTCACGCCGGAAGGTGCCCGCACCGTGGTGCGCACCAACAACACGGTGATCGCGGCGCTCGCGGTGATGCGCGGGGAGGCCGATGCCATGCTGTGCGGCGTCGAGGGCCGCTACATGAGCCATCTGCGCCATGTCCGCGAGATCATCGGCTTCTGCCCGGGGATCCACGAATATGCCGCGCTGGCGCTGATGATCACCGCCAAGGGCGCGCATTTCATCGCCGACACCCAGGTGCGGCCGAACCCGAGCGCCGAGGAGCTCGCGGAAGTCGCGGCACTGGCCGCGATCCATGTCCAGCGCTTCAACCTGAAGCCCAAGGTCGCCTTCGTGTCGCATTCCGATTTCGGCAGCTACGACACCGACTCCTCGCGCAAGATGCGCCGGGCGACCCAGCTTCTCCAGGAGAGGCACCCCGAGATCGAGGCCGACGGCGAGATGCAGGCCGACACAGCGCTGTCGGGCGTGGCCCGCAAGCTGGTGCTGCCGCATTCGCACCTGGAGGGCGAGGCCAACATCCTGATCATGCCGACGCTGGACGCGGCCAACATCGCCTATCAGACCATCAAGGTGCTGGCCGACGCGCTGCCCGTGGGCCCGATCCTGATCGGCCCGGCGCGCCCAGCGCACATCCTCACCCCCGGCGTCACCGCACGCGGCATCCTCAACATGACCGCGGTCTCCGTCGTCGAAGCCCAGGAACGCGCCGCAAGGCAGCAGCCGACGCTGTTCACGTAGGCTTCGTGTCAGGACTTTCCCTCGTCCCGCAAGTGGGGCGAGGGAACACGTTTTCCCAAGACGACAATTCAACGCGCTTTCAACAACGCTTCCAGATTTCCCTATTTGAGATTCCGGATTTCCCTGTTTGAAAAGGTCCGGGGAACCTTCATAATCGCTCCCGCGTCCCGCCGCCAAAGCCTGAGCCAAGAGGCCCGACCATGCCAGCGTTCGTTACCTTCGGGCGAATCCTGTTCGCCGTGCTGTTCATCTACACCGGCGCGACAAAACTGTTCGCGATTCAGGCCACGGCGGATTTCATCGCCACGAAGGTCACCGTGCCTGAGATGGTCACGCCCTATACCCAGCAGGTGGAGCAGGCGACCGGGATGACGACGCCGCAACTTTTGGCGATTGCGGTCGGGGCGCTCGAGATCATCGCGGGGTTGATGATCGCGCTGAATTTCGGCGCGCGCTTCTTCGCGATGCTCCTGATCATCTACGTCGCCGTTGCGACCGTGCTGTTCTACGATTTCTGGAATCAGGTACCACCCGAGAACGCCAAGATGCTCGTGGACGCGCTGAAGAACCTATCGATCATCGGCGCGCTGTTCATGATCATGGGCTATGGCCGGGCGACCCGCCCGGTAGAAGCGGCCTACGGGGACGTCTAAAGCGTTTTCGAGCGAAGTGGGGCCGGTTCGCGTCAAGAAAACGCGTCCAAACAAAAATCGAGAGCGCCTTCACGAATCGCAACCAGGATTGCGCGAGCGCCAATGTTGCTGGAGATGTCTGGCGTGAACGCGCGTGCACAGCTTGCGATATTTTTTGAACCTCCATTCACACGCAATTGCATAATAGCAACAGCCGCTTGTCAAAATCGGCTTCGTCGGTTGAGCGGCGAGACTCTCGTCTTGTCGCGACGAGTTCCATCCCACTAGTTGTAACCACGTTGTCCTTGGGGCGAGTGGGGGTGGACTTGAGTGAATTGAGACTGTCATTTGCGCGTGTGGCCGCGCTTGCAGGCGTCACATGCGCGGCAATGTCCGTGAGCCCCCTCGCAGAGGCCGCCGATCTGCCCGTCAAGGCACCCCCGCAAGTCGTTCCGGTCGCAAGCTGGACGCAGTTCTATGTCGGCGCGGGTCTCGGCTTCGATTTTGCGACGGGACAATCGAATCTGGCACCGATCGGCGGTCCAGCCGCATTCAACATCACGGGCCTGCAGGGCGCCGACCTCGGACTGACGGCCTTTGCCGGCTTCGACGTTCAGCTCGGATCGCAATTCGTGGTCGGCGGCTTCGTCGACTATGACTGGTCGCGGCAGAAATCGTCGGCGTCGATCGGCGCGTTCGGAATCAATTTCACCGCGACGATGCCGTCGCTCGACCAGGCCTGGACGATCGGCGGCCGCGCCGGCGTCCTGGTGAGCCCGGACGTGCTGCTCTACGGTCTCGCCGGCTATACCGAGACGAAGCTCGACAATTGGGGCTTCAACTTTACCCAACCTGGCCGCCCGGACTTTGCGGTGCAGGAAGCCAAGCTGACGTCCCGCGGCTATACGGTCGGTGTCGGCGCCGAATATCGCCTCGCCAACAATCTGTCGCTGCGCGGCGAGTATCGCTATGTCGGCCTCGGCAGCATGACGACGGTCGATGCCGTCAACGGCGCGGTCTGGACCACCGATCTCTCCGAGCACATCGTGCGCATCAGCGCGGCCTACCGCTTTGGCCAGTTCGGCACGGCCACGCCGGCTGCCGCAGCGGCGCCGGTGCGCAATCCGGCCTGGACCGGCTTCTATGTCGGTGCAGGCATCGGTGGCGACGCCATCGCGCCGCATGTCGCGGGCACGATCACCGGCGGGCTCGATATCAAGGGCGCGGGCCTCGGCGGCGCCGATATCGGCGGCACCTTCATGGCCGGCTACGACCGCCAGATCGCGCCAAGCTGGGTCGTCGGCGTCTTCGCCCTGGTCGACATTGCCACCAATGGCGGCGCCCGCTTCAGCGCGTCCGCGGTCGGCGGCGACGTGCTCGCGTCGGACCTGGCAGCCGTGCAATGGGGCTGGACCGTCGGCGGCCGCGTCGGCTACCTCGTGACATCAAGTACGCTCGTCTACCTGCTCGGCGGCTACAGCGGCACGACGCTGCATTCCGTCAGCTACGGCTTCGCCGGCCTGGACGGGACCGGGCCGACGCCGGAATATCGCGGCGCCACCTTCGGCGGCGGCTTCGAACGGTTCTTCACCGACACGGTCTCGGCGCGCGCCGAATATCGCGTGACGCATCTGAACACGCTGGACAATCTGGTCGCGCCGAACTTCGATACGCTGAGTGCGGGCGGCACGGTGCATACGCTGCGCGCCGTGCTGTCCTATCACCTGCCGACGCGGTAAGCGGTAGTCGCGGGGCGCCACTAATACGGCTTCCTGCGACAAATTTCGGCAGCCTCCTGAGGTTGTGCTGTGTTGCCTCGGCAACACCGGGCCGGAATTCGCATTGTTTCTGGATGTTGCTCTCCCGCACCTGTGGGAACTTCGGCATATTCGCAGCCGATAGGACCAAAATCACAGTTTGATTCGTTGCAGGTGGGGCCGGGTGGACAGGGCATTTTTTCGATTTTGCGGGTTGGCGATCTGTTTGACGGCCATCGTCGGGTCGAGCGGTCAGGCACGGGCGCAAGCCTGTACGCAGACCGGCACCAACCAGACCTGCACCAATTCCGTCTTCCTCAACAATGCCGCGGCGGCCGGCATCAGCGACACCAATACGGTGACGGTCACCAATACGTCGACCGGCGTCATCGGCGTCCTGGGTACGGGCCAGAACGGCATCCAGACCCTTGCGGGGGCAGCCAACGTCACGAACGACGGCACCATCGCCGGCTCGACGGGTATTCTCGCGAATACCAACGCCGTCGTCACCAATTCAGGCACCATCTCGGCGAATGCC from Bradyrhizobium arachidis carries:
- a CDS encoding NADP-dependent malic enzyme; translated protein: MSSYSEDLHSAALAYHRLPRPGKLEIQATKPLANQRDLALAYSPGVAAACTEIAKNPAEAASLTTRANLVAVVSNGTAVLGLGNIGPLASKPVMEGKAVLFKKFAGIDVFDIEIAADTIQRVVETVAALEPTFGGINLEDIRGPECFEIEAQLKERMKIPVFHDDQHGTAIIVAAAVTNGLRLNGKKLSDVKIVASGAGAAAIATLNLLVSMGAQRKNIWVCDIDGLVYDGRNTQMDRWKAVYAQKTDKRTLADVIGGADIFLGLSAPNVLKPEMAKEMADQPLIMALANPNPEIMPEEARKARPDAMICTGRSDYPNQVNNVLCFPFIFRGALDVGATAINEEMKHAAVEAIAQLAREAPSDAVAQGFDSGETQGFGPGSLIPSPFDPRLILRIAPAVAKAAMESGVATRPIANFDDYATQLTRFAFRSGLVMKPMFAKAKTQPVRVIYAEGEDERVLRATQVVLEEKLARPILVGRPSVVEARIKRFGLSIKAGKDFDLVNPEDDPRYRSYVQSYVEVAGRRGVTPEGARTVVRTNNTVIAALAVMRGEADAMLCGVEGRYMSHLRHVREIIGFCPGIHEYAALALMITAKGAHFIADTQVRPNPSAEELAEVAALAAIHVQRFNLKPKVAFVSHSDFGSYDTDSSRKMRRATQLLQERHPEIEADGEMQADTALSGVARKLVLPHSHLEGEANILIMPTLDAANIAYQTIKVLADALPVGPILIGPARPAHILTPGVTARGILNMTAVSVVEAQERAARQQPTLFT
- a CDS encoding DoxX family protein: MPAFVTFGRILFAVLFIYTGATKLFAIQATADFIATKVTVPEMVTPYTQQVEQATGMTTPQLLAIAVGALEIIAGLMIALNFGARFFAMLLIIYVAVATVLFYDFWNQVPPENAKMLVDALKNLSIIGALFMIMGYGRATRPVEAAYGDV
- a CDS encoding outer membrane protein; translation: MSVSPLAEAADLPVKAPPQVVPVASWTQFYVGAGLGFDFATGQSNLAPIGGPAAFNITGLQGADLGLTAFAGFDVQLGSQFVVGGFVDYDWSRQKSSASIGAFGINFTATMPSLDQAWTIGGRAGVLVSPDVLLYGLAGYTETKLDNWGFNFTQPGRPDFAVQEAKLTSRGYTVGVGAEYRLANNLSLRGEYRYVGLGSMTTVDAVNGAVWTTDLSEHIVRISAAYRFGQFGTATPAAAAAPVRNPAWTGFYVGAGIGGDAIAPHVAGTITGGLDIKGAGLGGADIGGTFMAGYDRQIAPSWVVGVFALVDIATNGGARFSASAVGGDVLASDLAAVQWGWTVGGRVGYLVTSSTLVYLLGGYSGTTLHSVSYGFAGLDGTGPTPEYRGATFGGGFERFFTDTVSARAEYRVTHLNTLDNLVAPNFDTLSAGGTVHTLRAVLSYHLPTR